Proteins from a genomic interval of Candidatus Polarisedimenticolia bacterium:
- a CDS encoding ABC transporter ATP-binding protein gives MTSTTPLAEDSTGPIIRLEGVRKVYGDGDDQVQALRGISLELASGDYAAIMGPSGSGKSTLMHILGCLDIPTDGEYLLAGTPVSKMSSRQLARIRNRRVGFVFQTFNLLPRSSILRNVELPMLYGGTGRAERRRRALEALGKVGLAERARAVPSQLSGGQRQRVAIARALVNDPSIILADEPTGNLDTKTGQDILELFGDLHRQGHTVILVTHDPNVAARASRVVRIVDGLVASPEEDDAGGAGH, from the coding sequence GTGACGAGCACGACGCCCCTCGCTGAGGATTCCACCGGCCCCATCATCCGTCTCGAAGGGGTTCGGAAGGTTTACGGGGACGGCGACGACCAGGTCCAGGCCCTGCGCGGCATATCGCTGGAGCTGGCCTCGGGCGACTACGCCGCCATCATGGGGCCTTCCGGATCCGGCAAGTCGACCTTGATGCATATCCTCGGATGTCTCGACATCCCGACGGACGGGGAGTACCTCCTGGCGGGGACCCCGGTCTCGAAGATGTCGTCGCGGCAGCTCGCCCGGATCCGGAACCGGCGGGTCGGGTTCGTCTTCCAGACCTTCAACCTCCTGCCGCGCTCCAGCATCCTGCGGAACGTCGAGCTGCCCATGCTCTACGGGGGCACCGGACGGGCCGAGCGCCGCCGGCGGGCGCTGGAGGCGCTCGGGAAAGTCGGTCTCGCCGAGCGCGCCCGCGCGGTTCCCTCCCAGCTTTCGGGAGGGCAGCGGCAGAGGGTGGCGATTGCCCGGGCGCTGGTGAACGATCCTTCCATCATCCTCGCCGACGAGCCCACCGGGAACCTGGACACGAAAACGGGCCAGGACATCCTCGAGCTCTTCGGAGATCTCCATCGTCAGGGCCACACCGTCATCCTGGTCACCCACGATCCGAACGTGGCGGCGCGCGCCAGCCGCGTCGTCCGCATCGTCGATGGTCTCGTCGCCTCTCCCGAGGAAGACGACGCCGGAGGCGCCGGCCATTGA
- a CDS encoding radical SAM protein, with translation MKILLVAMPDSASCFDHMMELPNLGLCCLAGNLEERHEVRILDLVKHRRRAAQALERQLREFSPDLVGISAMSFQIGSARKTAALSKALRPGVATVLGGYHATIMWKEIGDGPDRDLFDFVVRGEGEAIFNALVETLDSRGDLDAIAGLSYRKSGEYHHNPPAPLLELDDIRRPDRSRRVSGDFLWMGRPFDVAETSRGCTMPCGFCSIRRMYGKTFRLYPEDWIVADLHDARSRGARGVLFVDDNVTLDGPRLKELCLRFERERLNDLFLVMQASVFPIAADLSLAEMLARGGVKMVFLGIESGDERNLKVLGKSKQSSRTGKVVKALREAGIIVIGGFIVGNPDDREEDVRATYRYVRDIGVDHGIVQCLTPYPKTELRRQLLERDLVTNPDDLDRYNGFIPNVRTEHLSDKDLARIMTSAGIGLYWDPFYILQNGLWKACPDQTFWMLWNNVKFVFTGYAGRMFLSRHRFEPSVPLELPEGLKSPSYPEILTPGKDPVYGRDPGTGRAAAAEPSP, from the coding sequence ATGAAAATCCTCCTCGTCGCCATGCCCGATTCCGCCTCCTGCTTCGATCACATGATGGAGCTTCCCAATCTCGGCCTCTGCTGCCTGGCCGGAAACCTGGAGGAGCGTCACGAGGTGCGAATCCTCGATCTGGTGAAGCACCGCCGCCGCGCCGCGCAGGCCCTGGAGCGCCAATTGCGGGAGTTCTCGCCCGACCTCGTCGGGATATCGGCCATGTCCTTCCAAATCGGGTCGGCGCGCAAGACGGCCGCCCTCAGCAAGGCGCTGAGGCCGGGCGTCGCCACCGTCCTGGGCGGCTACCATGCGACCATCATGTGGAAGGAGATCGGCGACGGACCCGATCGCGACCTGTTCGATTTCGTCGTCCGCGGGGAGGGCGAGGCGATCTTCAACGCGCTGGTCGAGACGCTGGACTCCCGGGGCGATCTCGACGCCATCGCCGGTCTTTCGTACCGGAAGAGCGGCGAGTACCACCACAACCCGCCGGCGCCGCTGCTGGAGCTGGACGACATCCGCCGGCCCGATCGCAGCCGCCGGGTCAGCGGCGATTTCCTGTGGATGGGACGGCCTTTCGACGTGGCCGAGACGAGCCGGGGCTGCACGATGCCGTGCGGGTTCTGCAGCATCCGGCGAATGTACGGCAAGACCTTCCGTCTCTACCCGGAGGACTGGATTGTCGCCGACCTGCACGACGCGCGGAGCCGCGGCGCCCGCGGGGTCCTTTTCGTGGACGACAACGTCACGCTCGACGGGCCGCGCCTCAAGGAGCTTTGCCTGCGGTTCGAACGGGAGAGGCTCAACGACCTGTTCCTGGTGATGCAGGCCAGCGTCTTCCCGATCGCGGCGGATCTCTCGCTCGCCGAGATGCTGGCCCGAGGCGGCGTGAAGATGGTCTTCCTGGGGATCGAAAGCGGCGACGAGAGGAATCTGAAGGTGCTCGGGAAGAGCAAGCAATCGAGCCGCACCGGCAAGGTGGTGAAGGCCCTCCGGGAGGCCGGGATCATCGTCATCGGCGGTTTCATCGTCGGGAATCCCGACGATCGGGAGGAGGACGTCCGCGCCACCTACCGCTACGTGCGCGACATCGGCGTCGACCACGGCATCGTGCAATGCCTCACGCCTTATCCCAAGACGGAGCTGCGCCGGCAGCTCCTGGAGCGGGATCTCGTCACCAACCCGGACGACCTGGATCGCTACAACGGCTTCATCCCGAACGTCCGGACCGAGCATCTCAGCGACAAGGATCTGGCCCGGATCATGACGAGCGCCGGAATCGGCCTCTACTGGGATCCGTTCTACATCCTCCAGAACGGTCTGTGGAAAGCCTGCCCCGACCAGACCTTCTGGATGCTCTGGAACAACGTCAAGTTCGTGTTCACCGGCTACGCGGGACGGATGTTCCTATCCCGCCACCGGTTCGAGCCGAGCGTCCCGCTGGAACTTCCGGAAGGGCTGAAGTCGCCGTCGTATCCGGAGATCCTTACCCCGGGAAAGGACCCCGTCTACGGCAGGGATCCGGGCACCGGGCGCGCCGCCGCCGCCGAGCCCTCTCCCTGA
- a CDS encoding ABC transporter permease: MKLWEILRTVLGEIRHHKMRSMLTLLGIILGTLSITVMTSLLEGIITTVWAGFADIGYDGVVLVLNRGARDLRESAVFARSEGLRPRDAEIVLARRKLVTAVAPVTFWEEIVRNGSVQRKARISGVTPSYATVRNREVESGRFFNEVDENSFTRVCVLGYRLKNRLFGSEDPLGKTVKVGERVFTVVGVGKKLGNQFVNDDDFIEEMEGLYVPLGTLRKFYKGEAEPLDALAIKTGEVERLGDVKAEVQASLKIAHRGAEDFRVQNIAEELLRARQEVTEEIRSWTVVLSAIAGVSLVVGGIGLLSVMLISIGERLYEIGLRKAIGATDFEIFLQFLSESVILSSLGGLLGIGGGIAITKWAGSFFRSGLPIHLDGLAIALGTALVLGVLSGIYPALKASRLEPVEALRSSA, encoded by the coding sequence ATGAAGCTCTGGGAGATCCTGCGGACCGTTCTCGGCGAGATCCGCCACCACAAGATGCGCTCCATGCTCACGCTTCTCGGGATCATCCTGGGGACGCTCTCGATCACGGTGATGACCTCCTTGCTCGAGGGGATCATCACCACGGTCTGGGCCGGCTTCGCCGACATCGGCTACGACGGGGTGGTCCTGGTCCTGAATCGAGGGGCGAGGGACCTGCGGGAGTCCGCCGTGTTCGCCCGCTCCGAAGGCCTGCGCCCCCGCGACGCGGAAATCGTCCTGGCGCGCCGCAAGCTGGTCACCGCGGTCGCGCCGGTCACCTTCTGGGAGGAGATCGTCCGGAACGGGAGCGTCCAGCGCAAGGCCAGGATCAGCGGCGTGACCCCCTCCTACGCCACGGTGCGCAACCGGGAGGTGGAATCGGGACGCTTCTTCAACGAGGTGGACGAGAACTCCTTCACCCGGGTCTGCGTCCTCGGGTACCGCCTGAAGAACCGCTTGTTCGGCAGCGAGGACCCGCTCGGCAAGACGGTGAAGGTCGGCGAGCGGGTCTTCACCGTGGTGGGCGTCGGCAAGAAGCTGGGCAACCAGTTCGTGAACGACGACGACTTCATCGAGGAGATGGAGGGACTCTACGTGCCGCTCGGCACGCTGAGGAAGTTCTACAAAGGGGAGGCCGAGCCCCTGGACGCCCTGGCGATCAAGACCGGCGAGGTGGAGCGGCTGGGAGACGTGAAGGCGGAGGTCCAGGCCTCCTTGAAGATCGCCCATCGCGGGGCCGAAGACTTCCGGGTCCAGAACATCGCCGAGGAGCTGCTGCGCGCCCGCCAGGAGGTCACCGAGGAGATCCGGTCGTGGACGGTCGTCCTGAGCGCCATCGCGGGAGTCTCGCTGGTCGTGGGGGGGATTGGCCTTCTCTCGGTGATGCTCATCTCCATCGGGGAGCGCCTCTACGAGATCGGGCTGCGGAAAGCGATCGGCGCCACCGACTTCGAGATCTTTCTCCAGTTCCTCTCCGAGTCGGTGATCCTCTCCTCGCTCGGGGGGCTGCTCGGGATCGGCGGCGGCATCGCGATCACGAAATGGGCGGGAAGCTTCTTCCGCTCGGGATTGCCGATCCATCTCGACGGGCTGGCGATCGCCCTGGGGACCGCCCTGGTCCTCGGGGTCCTCTCCGGGATCTACCCCGCTCTGAAAGCGTCACGGCTCGAGCCGGTGGAGGCCCTCCGATCCTCGGCGTGA
- a CDS encoding ABC transporter permease, with translation MNLRESIVDGLVDVRTHKMRTFLQTLGVILGVASLVAVQGLVDSGRRQATKFFSEFGGLTKILVVNRPVKATVVTARQLASDGLTWSDALAIRQEVPFATQVDPIAQAELPIRYGDYERTNDVTGATPDYTSVYKFYPARGRFLIPDDIESQSRVCVLGDTAARFYFGNEDPVGKILTISDVGFKVVGVMRRKEFYFGKGDHNALEWMNRQTFVPLSAMIARFSGDTRKRVQYINVMVDKVENNPKAAEAIKAILLRRHAGVPDFEVINRAERMRQRAEQNQAFDVVFLVSGIVSLVVGGIVIMNIMLASFQERIREVGIRKAMGALGTDIAAQFLVESILVTSIGGTLGLALGVGFAQAISALIGQPAIITMKMALVGVIASVTVGLFFGLYPAVKASRLNPVEALRYE, from the coding sequence TTGAACCTGCGTGAGTCGATCGTCGACGGCCTGGTGGACGTCCGGACGCACAAGATGCGGACGTTCCTTCAGACGCTGGGAGTCATTCTCGGCGTCGCCTCCTTGGTGGCGGTGCAGGGCCTGGTCGATTCGGGGCGCCGCCAGGCGACGAAGTTCTTCTCCGAGTTCGGCGGGCTGACGAAGATCCTGGTCGTGAACCGTCCCGTCAAGGCGACGGTCGTGACGGCGCGGCAGCTGGCCAGCGACGGGCTGACCTGGAGCGACGCCCTGGCGATCAGGCAGGAGGTCCCGTTCGCCACGCAGGTCGACCCGATCGCCCAGGCGGAGCTGCCGATACGCTACGGCGACTACGAGCGGACCAACGACGTGACCGGCGCGACGCCGGACTATACGAGCGTCTACAAGTTCTACCCGGCCCGCGGCCGGTTCCTGATTCCCGACGACATCGAGTCGCAGTCGAGGGTCTGCGTCCTCGGGGACACGGCGGCCCGATTCTACTTCGGCAACGAGGATCCGGTGGGCAAGATCCTGACGATCTCCGACGTCGGCTTCAAGGTCGTCGGGGTGATGAGGCGCAAGGAATTCTATTTCGGCAAGGGAGACCACAACGCCCTGGAGTGGATGAACCGCCAGACGTTCGTCCCGCTCTCCGCGATGATCGCCCGGTTCAGCGGCGACACGCGCAAGCGCGTCCAGTACATCAACGTCATGGTGGACAAGGTCGAGAACAACCCGAAAGCCGCGGAGGCGATCAAGGCCATTCTGCTGCGGCGCCACGCCGGCGTCCCCGATTTCGAGGTAATCAACCGCGCGGAGAGGATGCGGCAGCGCGCCGAGCAGAACCAGGCTTTCGACGTCGTCTTTCTCGTGAGCGGAATTGTTTCGCTCGTCGTCGGCGGGATCGTCATCATGAACATCATGCTCGCCTCCTTCCAGGAGAGGATTCGGGAGGTGGGGATCCGGAAGGCGATGGGGGCGCTGGGCACCGACATCGCGGCCCAGTTCCTGGTCGAGTCGATCCTGGTGACCTCCATCGGCGGCACCCTGGGGCTGGCCCTGGGCGTCGGCTTCGCCCAGGCGATCTCCGCGCTGATCGGGCAGCCGGCGATCATCACGATGAAGATGGCGCTCGTGGGAGTCATCGCGTCGGTGACGGTCGGCCTGTTCTTCGGCCTCTATCCGGCGGTCAAGGCCTCGCGCCTGAACCCGGTGGAGGCGCTGAGGTACGAATGA
- a CDS encoding efflux RND transporter periplasmic adaptor subunit, whose translation MAGMSRKGRRRWIWVGLILILVLGGGAAFYAKGSFARNNRGVSPEDLDIRLGKSEISEIQVTVNEVGTIEPVVKVDVKSTLSGKVTELLVREGDRVVRGQILARVEPDVNQAQTLSEVRSNLNMAEIRARDAQKDLETNTRLHEEGLLSDVQLKDFSVRFEAASETLESARTKNLIVKESGIPIEGKISTSQRVNIVSPMDGTVIKRNVEVGQTVSSGLSSFNEGTALYTVADVGSMLIKASINEVDIGRVRDRMPVMITVDAFPYKRFDGSVTHISPAARLKEKVKVFDVEVTLREQIPDFRAGMTANIEVRGDKVSKVLGVPVEAIFKKKDRELVYVLKKTFDEAKAGQKQPRKTKSGKLDVSDVWERFFEEKEVKVGLVSLERAQILEGLKEGAELALEDPTRPRQIEEEN comes from the coding sequence ATGGCAGGCATGTCGAGGAAGGGGAGACGCCGGTGGATCTGGGTCGGACTGATTCTGATCCTCGTGCTTGGGGGTGGGGCCGCCTTCTATGCCAAAGGAAGCTTCGCCCGGAACAACCGGGGGGTTTCTCCCGAGGACCTCGACATCCGCCTGGGGAAGTCGGAGATTTCCGAGATTCAGGTCACCGTCAACGAAGTCGGGACGATCGAGCCGGTCGTGAAGGTGGACGTGAAATCGACCCTTTCCGGAAAGGTCACCGAGCTGCTCGTCCGCGAAGGGGACCGGGTGGTGCGCGGGCAGATCCTGGCCCGCGTCGAGCCCGACGTCAATCAGGCGCAGACCCTGTCCGAGGTGCGCTCGAACCTCAACATGGCGGAGATCCGGGCCCGGGACGCCCAGAAGGACCTGGAGACCAACACCCGGCTGCACGAAGAGGGGCTCCTCTCCGACGTGCAGCTCAAGGATTTCAGCGTGCGCTTCGAGGCGGCCTCCGAGACGCTGGAATCGGCCCGGACGAAGAACCTCATCGTGAAGGAGAGTGGCATCCCGATCGAGGGGAAGATCTCCACGTCCCAGCGGGTGAACATCGTCTCTCCCATGGACGGCACCGTCATCAAGCGGAACGTCGAGGTGGGACAGACGGTCAGCTCGGGCCTCTCCTCGTTCAACGAAGGCACGGCCCTGTACACGGTGGCCGACGTCGGCTCGATGCTGATCAAGGCCTCGATCAACGAGGTGGACATCGGCCGGGTCCGCGACCGCATGCCGGTCATGATCACGGTCGACGCGTTTCCCTACAAGCGCTTCGACGGAAGCGTCACGCACATCTCCCCGGCCGCGCGCCTCAAGGAGAAAGTGAAGGTCTTCGACGTCGAGGTGACGCTGAGGGAGCAAATCCCCGACTTCCGCGCCGGCATGACGGCCAACATCGAGGTTCGCGGCGACAAGGTCTCCAAAGTGCTGGGCGTTCCGGTCGAGGCGATATTCAAGAAGAAGGACCGTGAGCTGGTGTACGTGTTGAAGAAGACGTTCGACGAGGCGAAGGCAGGCCAGAAGCAGCCCCGCAAGACGAAGTCGGGGAAGCTCGACGTCTCGGATGTCTGGGAGCGCTTCTTCGAGGAGAAGGAGGTCAAGGTCGGGCTGGTGAGCCTCGAGCGGGCCCAGATTCTCGAGGGACTCAAGGAAGGAGCCGAGCTGGCGCTGGAGGATCCGACCCGGCCGCGCCAGATCGAGGAAGAGAACTGA
- a CDS encoding MMPL family transporter, with product MIATLVAHRTAAGLTLLLATVLLSFGAVSLRVDPGAESILPSKGDDLRNLRDFNAAFGADEVIVLALHSPGLFTQEGLQIVDRLTREASKLPHVRRVVSPTNVQDLDGDELGPVAFAPYARVLSGAMSAEEMGKNLGSHPLYGNLLVSHDARTAALLLEVERSEADSDYRSRLVGQVRALASSAPRRMTVHVAGIPVEKADVAESIRHDQRVFAPLILGILAAATFALYRHPVGVLVPLGVVAVSLLWTLGLYSAVGLPLNPVTSLITPVVLVVSVEGAIHLINHHLKARAAGLSQEASLARAFGLSKVPCFNAAFTTAAGFGSLAFFPVPALREFGVFTAAGVMISYFLTMTLAPLLLAILPDFSPRLVPALRRRRLERALARIATGVARHPLPFAVVSLLVLGASSVGVGRIKVETDLIGSLRPASPLARATRFIDERLTGVNSLEILIHGITAGDAAGLEKVSRFESEIRGFAGIRQVTGYPDLARRVWRAFHEGKDAYARLPEGPTAREDLADIHDFLKEQAPSELSRFLSERAPVLRLSARAQALDTGASQKLFDRIRRAAKRQGLGEVILTGNFAVLSNMSTSLVANQVRGLVPAVLVILSCMAIQFRSLRLGLLSAVPTGAPVLIVYGLMGWIGIPLSVATAVIASITIGMTDDNTIHLLSGFREEMARSGDHETALEVMMDRCGRAVVFSTLILAVGFWVGTLSSFLPSVHFAFLTGLTLLVGLACELVLLPLCLILFRPLGRPAPSRPRQGLGGPRAVMAAALMLAGAGISQAAPAGVVLKDQFGRADGPGLHRGEPVLLLYGRAPEMRRMKSWETKIVKENIGPLRILRAVDARNVRGRKTETEVNERLQKSVPKEISLLVDWEGRLARDYSLSGPGAAVVLLDVRGKACGTERGPVTDEGVRRVLGLLSRIRKKGTCP from the coding sequence ATGATCGCCACCCTCGTCGCCCACCGCACCGCCGCCGGCCTCACCCTGCTGCTCGCCACCGTCCTGCTGTCCTTCGGCGCCGTTTCGTTGCGCGTCGACCCGGGGGCCGAGTCGATCCTTCCCTCCAAGGGGGACGACCTCCGGAATCTCCGCGATTTCAATGCCGCGTTCGGAGCGGACGAGGTCATCGTTCTGGCCCTTCACTCTCCCGGGCTTTTCACCCAGGAGGGGCTGCAGATCGTCGATCGCCTCACCCGGGAGGCGTCCAAGCTCCCGCACGTCCGCCGCGTGGTCTCCCCCACCAACGTCCAGGACCTGGACGGAGATGAGCTGGGGCCCGTCGCGTTCGCGCCCTACGCCCGCGTGCTTTCAGGGGCGATGTCCGCGGAAGAAATGGGAAAGAATCTCGGCTCCCATCCCCTCTACGGCAATCTGCTCGTCTCCCACGACGCCCGCACCGCCGCCCTCCTGCTCGAGGTGGAGAGAAGTGAAGCCGATTCCGACTACCGCAGCCGGCTCGTCGGCCAGGTCCGCGCGCTGGCTTCCAGCGCGCCGCGCCGGATGACCGTCCACGTGGCCGGAATTCCCGTCGAGAAGGCCGACGTGGCCGAGTCGATACGGCACGATCAGAGAGTCTTCGCTCCTCTGATCCTCGGAATCCTGGCCGCGGCGACCTTCGCGCTGTACCGCCACCCCGTGGGCGTCCTCGTTCCGCTCGGCGTCGTGGCGGTTTCGCTTCTCTGGACGCTGGGACTCTACTCCGCTGTAGGCCTTCCTCTGAACCCCGTCACCTCGCTGATCACTCCGGTCGTCCTGGTCGTCTCCGTGGAAGGGGCCATCCATCTGATCAATCACCACCTCAAGGCGAGGGCCGCGGGGCTTTCCCAGGAGGCGTCCCTGGCCCGGGCTTTCGGACTGTCGAAGGTTCCTTGTTTCAACGCCGCCTTCACGACCGCCGCCGGCTTCGGCTCCCTCGCCTTCTTTCCGGTCCCGGCGCTGCGCGAGTTCGGCGTGTTCACCGCCGCCGGCGTGATGATTTCCTATTTTCTGACGATGACGCTGGCCCCGCTTCTTCTTGCGATCCTCCCCGACTTCTCGCCGAGGCTGGTCCCGGCGCTGCGCCGCCGGAGGCTTGAACGAGCCCTGGCGAGGATCGCCACCGGGGTCGCGCGCCACCCGCTTCCCTTCGCTGTCGTCAGTCTGCTGGTCCTGGGCGCCTCGTCGGTCGGAGTCGGCCGGATCAAAGTGGAAACCGATCTCATCGGCTCGCTGCGGCCGGCCAGCCCCCTGGCTCGCGCGACCCGGTTCATCGACGAGCGGCTCACCGGCGTCAATTCGCTGGAGATCCTGATCCACGGCATCACCGCCGGGGACGCCGCGGGGCTCGAGAAGGTCTCCCGTTTTGAATCGGAGATTCGCGGCTTTGCCGGGATCCGCCAGGTCACCGGCTATCCCGATCTGGCGCGACGCGTGTGGCGCGCCTTCCATGAAGGGAAGGACGCCTACGCGCGCCTTCCGGAGGGCCCCACGGCGCGGGAGGACCTGGCCGACATCCATGATTTCCTGAAAGAGCAGGCGCCTTCCGAGCTGTCACGCTTCCTGTCCGAGCGGGCGCCGGTCCTGCGGCTCTCCGCCCGGGCTCAGGCGCTGGATACCGGGGCCTCCCAGAAGCTGTTCGATCGGATCCGCCGCGCCGCCAAGCGGCAAGGTCTGGGAGAGGTGATCCTGACCGGAAACTTCGCCGTCCTCTCCAACATGTCGACGTCGCTGGTGGCCAATCAAGTGCGCGGCTTGGTGCCCGCGGTCCTGGTGATCCTCTCCTGCATGGCGATCCAGTTCCGGTCGTTGCGGCTGGGACTGCTGAGCGCCGTTCCGACCGGCGCGCCCGTCTTGATCGTCTACGGGCTGATGGGGTGGATCGGCATTCCACTCTCGGTAGCCACCGCCGTCATCGCCAGCATCACGATCGGAATGACCGATGACAACACCATCCACCTGCTCTCCGGGTTCCGGGAGGAGATGGCGCGCAGCGGCGACCACGAAACGGCTTTGGAGGTTATGATGGATCGCTGCGGGCGCGCCGTGGTTTTTTCGACGCTGATCCTGGCCGTCGGCTTCTGGGTGGGCACCTTGAGCTCCTTCCTCCCATCGGTGCATTTCGCCTTCCTCACCGGCTTGACCTTGCTCGTCGGCCTGGCGTGCGAGCTGGTCCTCCTCCCTCTCTGCCTGATCCTGTTCCGGCCGCTCGGCCGCCCCGCGCCTTCAAGACCCAGGCAAGGACTCGGCGGACCGCGCGCCGTGATGGCGGCTGCGCTGATGCTCGCGGGCGCCGGCATCTCGCAGGCCGCTCCGGCCGGAGTCGTCCTGAAGGATCAATTCGGTCGCGCCGACGGCCCGGGCCTGCATCGAGGCGAGCCGGTCCTGCTTCTCTACGGCCGGGCGCCCGAGATGCGGCGGATGAAGAGCTGGGAGACGAAGATCGTCAAAGAGAACATCGGGCCTCTGCGAATCCTCCGGGCCGTGGACGCCCGCAACGTCCGCGGCCGGAAGACGGAAACCGAAGTGAACGAGCGCCTGCAGAAGAGCGTCCCGAAGGAGATCTCCCTCCTCGTCGATTGGGAGGGCCGCCTCGCCCGAGACTATTCGCTCTCCGGGCCGGGCGCCGCCGTCGTCCTCCTGGATGTCCGAGGAAAGGCCTGCGGAACGGAGCGCGGCCCGGTCACCGACGAGGGCGTCCGCCGGGTCCTCGGCCTCCTGTCACGAATCCGGAAGAAAGGAACGTGCCCATGA
- a CDS encoding class I fructose-bisphosphate aldolase, producing MTDRISQILSFYESDNPGTRANLARILNHGRLGGTGRLVILPVDQGFEHGPARSFAPNPPGYNPLYHFQLALEAGCNAYAAPLGALEAGAARYAGEIPLILKANNHDVLHSDKDPLSAVTGSVRQALRLGCAAIGFTIYPGSSQSRTMYEQLRSLAEEAKESGLAVVVWSYPRGSELSKEGETGIDVVAYAAQIAAQLGAHVIKVKLPSEHLEQAEAKKVYEKHRVPIGSLAERVRHVVQSAFDGRRIVIFSGGARADDERVFEEVRAVRDGGGFGSIIGRNSFQRGRADALKFLDTVIRIYAGEIP from the coding sequence ACCGCATCTCCCAGATCCTGAGCTTTTACGAGAGCGACAATCCGGGCACCCGGGCCAACCTGGCCCGCATCCTCAATCACGGACGCCTGGGCGGCACCGGCCGGCTCGTGATCCTGCCGGTCGACCAGGGCTTCGAGCACGGTCCGGCGCGCAGCTTCGCCCCGAATCCCCCCGGCTACAACCCTCTCTATCACTTCCAGCTGGCGCTGGAGGCGGGCTGCAACGCCTACGCCGCGCCGCTCGGGGCGCTGGAAGCGGGCGCCGCCCGCTACGCCGGCGAGATTCCGCTCATTCTCAAGGCCAACAACCACGACGTCCTCCACAGCGACAAGGATCCTCTCTCCGCCGTCACGGGCAGCGTGAGGCAGGCCCTGCGCCTGGGATGCGCGGCGATCGGCTTCACCATTTATCCCGGCTCGTCACAGAGCCGCACGATGTACGAGCAGCTGAGGTCGCTCGCCGAGGAGGCGAAGGAGTCCGGCCTGGCGGTCGTCGTCTGGTCCTACCCGCGGGGCTCGGAGCTCAGCAAGGAGGGGGAAACCGGGATCGACGTGGTGGCTTACGCCGCCCAGATCGCGGCCCAGCTCGGGGCCCACGTCATCAAGGTCAAGCTGCCCTCCGAGCACCTCGAGCAGGCGGAGGCCAAGAAGGTGTATGAAAAACACCGGGTCCCCATCGGATCGCTCGCCGAGCGCGTCCGGCACGTCGTCCAGAGCGCGTTCGACGGGCGGCGGATCGTGATCTTTTCCGGCGGCGCGCGGGCCGACGACGAGCGCGTCTTCGAAGAGGTCCGCGCCGTCCGCGACGGCGGAGGGTTCGGATCGATCATCGGCAGGAATTCCTTCCAGCGCGGCCGCGCCGACGCCTTGAAGTTCCTCGATACGGTGATTCGGATCTACGCGGGAGAGATCCCGTAG